From a region of the Gemmatimonadota bacterium genome:
- a CDS encoding MFS transporter: protein MGRTGYGALLARNRNFRFLWAAEIVSFLGDWFNTIALYTIVFELAGSGRALAVVMVAKMLPVFLVMPVAGPLVDRFDRRTLLIASDLARMVLALGLILAHRAESLPALYACIVAMVTMTGVFFPARQAAIPQIVGEKDLATANALSGGTWSVMLAIGAAAGGWVTAAAGVDVALVLDSATFLLSAGLLVTLPALPAPAARRGASVTFVDGLRHLRRHPYQMALACLKPMMALGGGTLILIPVLGSGFFPATSGPLWVGILYSSRGLGALIGSIGMFRVFGESSRTLRRMILCAYPLAGLAYLALGRVTTFAGAAACLFVAAVGSGMNWVMVGTLLQRDVDRHYLGRVSALEFGVMTLVFSGMSWIAGGFLDSGVPPSSVATRFGFLLFVPFVAWGVALVLFRERRLRDATGDAVLTAGTTPEAFDAIPPAED from the coding sequence GTGGGGCGAACCGGATACGGGGCACTCCTGGCGCGGAACCGGAACTTCCGGTTTCTCTGGGCTGCGGAAATTGTCAGCTTTCTGGGCGACTGGTTCAACACGATCGCGCTGTACACCATTGTGTTCGAACTCGCGGGCAGCGGGCGCGCGCTGGCCGTAGTGATGGTCGCGAAGATGCTCCCCGTGTTCCTCGTAATGCCGGTGGCCGGGCCGCTCGTGGATCGGTTCGATCGGCGAACTCTGCTGATTGCGTCGGATCTGGCACGCATGGTGCTGGCGCTCGGGCTGATCCTCGCCCACCGGGCGGAGAGCCTCCCCGCGCTCTACGCTTGCATCGTGGCCATGGTGACCATGACCGGTGTTTTCTTCCCCGCGCGGCAGGCCGCCATTCCGCAGATTGTCGGGGAGAAGGACCTGGCTACGGCGAATGCGCTGTCGGGCGGGACATGGTCGGTCATGCTGGCGATTGGCGCCGCCGCGGGAGGATGGGTTACGGCAGCGGCAGGGGTGGATGTGGCGCTTGTTCTGGACTCGGCGACCTTTCTGCTTTCCGCGGGACTTCTGGTCACGCTCCCGGCGCTTCCGGCACCCGCCGCCCGTCGCGGCGCCAGCGTGACATTCGTCGACGGGCTTCGTCATCTGCGCAGGCACCCCTACCAGATGGCGCTGGCCTGCCTGAAGCCGATGATGGCTCTCGGCGGCGGGACGCTCATTCTCATCCCGGTATTGGGGTCGGGGTTCTTTCCCGCGACATCGGGGCCGCTCTGGGTGGGAATCCTCTACAGCAGCCGGGGGTTGGGAGCGCTGATCGGCTCCATCGGGATGTTCCGGGTCTTTGGCGAATCAAGTCGCACGCTTCGCCGCATGATCCTCTGCGCGTACCCGCTGGCCGGGTTGGCCTATCTCGCGCTCGGTCGCGTCACGACATTCGCGGGGGCCGCGGCTTGCCTCTTCGTGGCGGCCGTGGGAAGCGGGATGAACTGGGTCATGGTGGGTACCCTCCTTCAGCGCGATGTGGACCGACACTATCTGGGCCGCGTTTCCGCGTTGGAGTTCGGCGTCATGACGCTGGTGTTCTCGGGAATGAGCTGGATCGCGGGAGGGTTTCTGGATTCCGGAGTGCCCCCGAGTTCCGTGGCGACTCGCTTCGGGTTCCTGCTGTTCGTGCCGTTCGTGGCGTGGGGCGTGGCGTTGGTCCTGTTTCGGGAGCGGCGGCTCCGGGATGCAACCGGCGACGCCGTGCTGACCGCCGGAACCACACCGGAGGCCTTCGACGCGATCCCCCCCGCTGAAGACTGA
- a CDS encoding M3 family metallopeptidase, producing MQETRTCHAAFLNDLTDQYLKFHRAKEGAFWETRMGLADRHDTLSKADVQLQEFLSDADTLAELRRRREAEGLSVDQETILDGWILMFSRNQVENPDARVLRKESVEFENALQRARGEMKLGYTDPRSGEFVPASSVALANGLRSGKDAAFRKACFEGLRSIETFVLDQDYCRVVRDRNRFARMLGFEDYYDYKVLWAEGFDKKTLFGYLDDLEERTREKAAHERKALASREGEDALEPWNFPYHTWGSIQTERDAYFRFEDSIDRWARSFAALGIRYRDARITLDLVDRKGKYENGFMHGPSPAFFRGEDWQPAEINFTANALPDKPGSGFRALQTLFHEGGHAAHFSNILMGAPCFSQEYAPTSVAFAETQSMFLDSILEDADWQVRYALDESGRPMSADLVEKGVRITHPFLAQNIRNMLVVCYAEKELYEMAEEDLTPENVLSMLRDVERRLVGLPGGCPRPTLAVPHLLSAEASCYYHGYVLAQMAVYQTRDYFLQRYGHIVDNPAVGEELARVYWAPGNSRGFLELVEELTGGRFSADALVAHASLSTDEAVRIQRERMDRVAAPDAPAEEVDLGLRLRVIHGKETIVEEGGSVQEAAARFRDWIFKNWPRDGASITG from the coding sequence ATGCAGGAGACCCGGACTTGCCACGCAGCGTTCCTCAACGACCTTACCGATCAGTACCTGAAGTTCCACCGCGCCAAGGAAGGGGCCTTCTGGGAGACGCGGATGGGTCTGGCCGATCGCCACGACACACTGTCGAAAGCGGATGTTCAGCTCCAGGAGTTCCTGTCGGATGCGGACACGCTGGCGGAGCTTCGTCGCCGCAGAGAGGCGGAGGGCCTTTCGGTGGATCAGGAGACGATCCTCGACGGCTGGATTCTCATGTTCTCCCGGAATCAGGTGGAGAACCCGGACGCGCGGGTCCTCCGAAAGGAGTCCGTGGAGTTCGAGAACGCTCTTCAGCGCGCTCGCGGAGAAATGAAGCTGGGCTACACCGATCCCCGGAGCGGGGAGTTTGTGCCTGCGTCGTCCGTGGCGCTGGCCAACGGACTGCGGTCCGGAAAGGACGCCGCGTTCCGCAAGGCGTGCTTCGAGGGGCTGCGCTCCATCGAGACCTTCGTGCTGGATCAGGATTACTGCCGGGTCGTTCGTGACCGGAACCGTTTCGCACGGATGCTGGGGTTTGAGGACTACTACGACTACAAGGTTCTCTGGGCAGAGGGCTTCGACAAGAAAACGCTCTTCGGCTACCTGGACGATCTGGAGGAGCGCACCCGGGAGAAGGCGGCTCATGAGCGGAAGGCGCTGGCCTCCCGCGAGGGTGAGGACGCGCTGGAGCCGTGGAACTTCCCCTACCATACCTGGGGATCGATTCAGACGGAGCGGGACGCGTACTTCCGCTTCGAGGATTCCATCGACCGATGGGCGCGGAGTTTTGCGGCACTCGGCATTCGGTATCGGGATGCGCGGATCACGCTGGACCTTGTGGATCGCAAGGGAAAGTACGAGAACGGGTTCATGCACGGGCCGTCTCCGGCCTTCTTCCGTGGGGAAGACTGGCAGCCCGCGGAGATCAACTTCACGGCGAACGCGCTGCCCGACAAACCGGGCAGTGGTTTCCGCGCGTTGCAGACGCTCTTCCACGAAGGTGGCCACGCGGCGCACTTCTCCAACATCCTGATGGGGGCTCCCTGTTTCTCGCAGGAGTACGCGCCGACTTCGGTCGCGTTTGCGGAGACGCAGTCCATGTTTCTCGACAGCATTCTGGAAGACGCGGACTGGCAGGTTCGGTATGCGCTGGATGAGTCGGGGCGGCCAATGTCGGCGGATCTGGTGGAGAAGGGCGTACGCATTACGCACCCGTTCCTTGCGCAGAACATTCGCAACATGCTGGTGGTGTGTTATGCGGAGAAGGAACTCTACGAAATGGCGGAGGAAGACCTCACGCCGGAGAATGTGCTCTCGATGCTTCGGGATGTGGAGCGTCGGCTGGTCGGCCTGCCGGGCGGTTGCCCACGCCCGACGCTGGCTGTGCCGCATCTCCTCTCGGCGGAGGCGTCGTGCTACTACCATGGCTATGTGCTGGCTCAGATGGCGGTGTACCAGACGCGCGACTACTTCCTTCAGCGGTACGGGCACATCGTGGACAACCCCGCCGTGGGCGAAGAACTGGCTCGCGTCTACTGGGCGCCCGGCAACAGCCGCGGGTTTCTGGAACTGGTGGAGGAACTCACCGGGGGTCGGTTCTCCGCGGATGCGCTGGTGGCGCACGCCTCCCTCTCCACGGACGAAGCCGTGCGCATCCAGCGCGAGAGGATGGACCGCGTGGCGGCCCCGGACGCCCCCGCGGAAGAGGTGGACCTGGGTCTGCGCCTGCGCGTGATCCACGGGAAGGAGACGATCGTGGAAGAGGGCGGCTCCGTTCAGGAGGCCGCCGCGCGCTTCCGCGACTGGATCTTCAAGAACTGGCCACGGGACGGAGCCTCCATCACCGGGTGA
- a CDS encoding FlgD immunoglobulin-like domain containing protein: MNFRIQPVLAMIALALVAAAPVTAAPVDGAAAMELLDQDRNAGRISAETWLLESFRYVFAPEAVSPRYLPANRTLIRCMTPRIAEFHRLRDSLQPAAVAEMDGYLTPSGAQPRAIYMSPSGIFEFAYQTTGANAVDPSDVDPANGIPDLVERSAEYADYTWVTEVDTLAFKAPTLTAGVYEMSYESMGAYGYTTPTGAGKTRIVLHNTFTGFFPPNTDPDGPQLGRAKVTIAHEFKHASQYTNSSWSEGGWVELDATWMEDIVYDDTNDLYNYFNALNGGSQLSNPEQSLDEGGSGSYEDCLWQLYMSEKHGVQIITDFWDLRAANSGWTMRKSYSEILTTYGSSWNEAYPEFMEWCWFTGSRAELPYGFGESPDYLRMRTRTGNVSTYPANVSDNVAHLATHPRRYNPGSATDHPRILFNGDDAHTNFTVSVIAEKPDGSFTIVQPAVDANQDFDYTVPTPFQSLLYVAVLVTNTKRTGSEASYSYTVEDATGSTGIGELVTADAGLRLHPAAPNPTSGVTTLSFSLPADASHAEMGVFDVHGRLVRALHHGPLSAGHGEARWDGTDHSGRRTPAGVYWIRLHTDDGSTAARRVTLVR, from the coding sequence ATGAACTTCAGGATTCAACCCGTCCTTGCGATGATCGCGCTGGCTCTCGTCGCCGCCGCTCCCGTCACCGCCGCTCCGGTGGATGGCGCGGCCGCCATGGAGCTCCTGGATCAGGATCGAAACGCCGGACGCATCTCCGCCGAGACCTGGCTCCTCGAGAGCTTCCGGTATGTGTTCGCGCCGGAGGCCGTCTCCCCCCGCTACCTTCCCGCCAACCGCACACTCATTCGATGCATGACTCCCCGTATCGCCGAGTTCCACCGTCTTCGGGATTCCCTGCAACCAGCGGCGGTCGCGGAGATGGATGGTTACCTGACGCCATCGGGCGCACAGCCTCGCGCCATCTACATGAGCCCGAGCGGGATCTTCGAGTTCGCCTACCAGACGACCGGAGCGAATGCGGTCGACCCTTCCGATGTGGACCCGGCCAACGGAATCCCCGACCTCGTGGAGAGGTCTGCGGAGTATGCGGACTACACCTGGGTCACCGAAGTCGACACGCTGGCCTTCAAAGCCCCCACGCTCACCGCCGGCGTGTATGAGATGTCCTACGAGAGCATGGGCGCATACGGGTACACCACGCCCACCGGCGCGGGAAAGACGCGCATCGTTCTGCACAACACATTCACCGGTTTCTTCCCGCCGAACACAGACCCGGACGGACCCCAGCTGGGACGCGCCAAGGTCACCATCGCGCACGAGTTCAAGCACGCCTCGCAGTACACGAACAGCAGTTGGTCGGAAGGCGGCTGGGTGGAACTGGACGCCACATGGATGGAAGACATCGTCTACGATGACACAAACGACCTCTACAACTACTTCAACGCGCTGAACGGCGGGAGCCAGCTCTCCAACCCGGAGCAGAGCCTCGACGAGGGCGGATCGGGCAGCTACGAGGATTGCCTCTGGCAGCTGTACATGTCCGAGAAGCACGGCGTGCAGATCATCACCGACTTCTGGGATCTTCGCGCGGCCAACAGCGGCTGGACGATGCGCAAGAGCTATAGCGAGATCCTGACCACCTACGGGTCCAGCTGGAACGAGGCCTATCCCGAGTTCATGGAGTGGTGCTGGTTCACGGGTTCCCGCGCCGAACTGCCGTATGGCTTCGGGGAATCCCCGGACTACCTCCGAATGCGAACGCGCACGGGCAATGTTTCAACCTATCCGGCCAATGTGTCGGACAATGTCGCTCACCTCGCCACGCACCCGCGACGCTACAACCCCGGTTCAGCAACCGACCACCCGCGCATCCTCTTCAACGGGGACGACGCGCACACGAACTTCACCGTGTCGGTCATCGCGGAAAAGCCGGACGGATCGTTCACGATCGTCCAGCCCGCGGTCGACGCAAACCAGGACTTTGACTACACGGTCCCCACTCCGTTCCAGTCGCTTCTGTATGTCGCCGTGCTCGTGACGAACACGAAGCGCACGGGGTCCGAAGCGTCCTACTCGTACACCGTGGAGGATGCCACGGGATCGACCGGGATCGGTGAACTCGTGACCGCGGACGCGGGCCTTCGACTCCACCCGGCGGCTCCCAACCCCACCTCCGGCGTGACGACGCTGTCGTTCTCGCTCCCCGCGGATGCTTCGCACGCGGAGATGGGCGTGTTCGATGTCCACGGTCGTCTGGTGCGCGCGCTCCACCACGGGCCCCTTTCCGCCGGCCACGGCGAGGCGCGCTGGGACGGCACCGACCACTCCGGCCGCCGCACTCCCGCGGGGGTGTACTGGATTCGCCTGCACACGGATGACGGCTCCACGGCAGCCCGGAGAGTGACCCTGGTGCGTTGA
- a CDS encoding aminopeptidase, with protein sequence MVDPRNTRLAESLVQYSMEIAPGDNVLLDFRGTETIDLMKEVVTAVTEAGGTPHCLLGDDSINRRFLRSANESQVEAAGAVLEKMMREMQAYIRVNGTHNPFDLSDIPEDALKWDREQIMERVHLKIRVPGTKWVVLRFPGNAMAQMAKMSREAFADLYYNVCTLDYGRMSRAMDPLVALMERTDKVRLTAKDTDVTLSIKDIGVVKCDGRRNIPDGEVFTAPVRDSVDGVVTYNAGALYSGTSWDWIRLTFEKGRIAGIDASNDVEKLRKIFSTDEGASFVGEFAFGLNPYLDLAIKDTLFDEKIYGSFHTALGQCYDTTENGNRSSIHWDLVCIQTPEYGGGSVWFDGELVREDGEWVHPDLKATLSREALTGEETPSPEPVG encoded by the coding sequence ATGGTGGATCCGCGCAACACCCGGCTTGCTGAAAGTCTCGTCCAGTACTCCATGGAGATCGCGCCGGGGGACAATGTCCTCCTGGACTTTCGAGGCACGGAGACGATCGACCTCATGAAGGAGGTCGTGACCGCTGTCACGGAAGCGGGTGGCACTCCGCACTGCCTCCTGGGCGATGACTCCATCAACCGCCGGTTTCTTCGGTCCGCGAACGAGTCGCAGGTCGAGGCGGCGGGTGCCGTACTTGAGAAGATGATGCGGGAGATGCAGGCGTACATCCGCGTCAACGGGACGCACAACCCGTTCGACCTGTCCGACATCCCGGAGGACGCCCTCAAGTGGGATCGGGAACAGATCATGGAGCGCGTGCATCTGAAGATTCGGGTTCCGGGAACGAAGTGGGTCGTGTTGCGCTTCCCCGGGAACGCCATGGCGCAGATGGCGAAGATGAGCCGCGAGGCCTTCGCGGACCTCTACTACAATGTCTGCACGCTGGACTACGGGCGCATGAGCCGGGCGATGGATCCGCTGGTGGCGCTCATGGAGCGCACGGACAAGGTACGCCTGACCGCGAAGGACACGGATGTCACGCTGTCGATCAAGGATATCGGCGTGGTGAAGTGCGACGGGCGACGGAACATCCCGGATGGCGAAGTCTTCACCGCTCCCGTGCGGGATTCGGTGGATGGGGTCGTGACCTACAACGCCGGTGCGCTCTATTCGGGAACCAGTTGGGACTGGATTCGCCTCACCTTTGAGAAGGGACGGATTGCGGGCATCGATGCCTCAAACGATGTGGAGAAACTTCGCAAGATCTTCTCCACGGACGAAGGCGCCTCGTTCGTGGGTGAGTTCGCCTTCGGCCTCAATCCCTATCTGGATCTGGCCATCAAGGACACCCTCTTCGACGAAAAGATCTACGGGTCGTTCCATACCGCTCTCGGTCAATGCTACGACACCACGGAAAACGGAAACCGGTCGTCCATCCATTGGGATCTCGTTTGTATCCAGACGCCGGAGTATGGCGGCGGATCCGTCTGGTTTGATGGCGAACTGGTTCGGGAAGACGGGGAGTGGGTGCATCCGGACCTGAAGGCCACGCTCTCGCGGGAAGCGCTGACCGGGGAAGAGACACCGAGTCCGGAACCGGTCGGGTAG
- a CDS encoding dehydrogenase E1 component subunit alpha/beta encodes MTVRQHPNPDAVLSRDDLLLFFRNMVLSRAVDDEEIRLKRKNLIFFQISGAGHEAVLTAIGHLMRPGSDWFFPYYRDRALCLMLGMTPEEMLQSAVAASTDPNSHGRQMPSHWGHRRLNIVSQSSPTGSQVLHAVGCAEAGSLFERLPGIENREDRFHGGEVSYASLGDGTTSQGEFWEGLNTASVGKLPVLFHVEDNGYAISTPVEHQTPGGSISAVLASYPGLRVEQCDGTDPVESHRKAKELLAHIRAGEGPGLLHSQVTRPYSHSLSDDHRAYRDAGELEQEAARDCIATFSRRLIDDGTATQQELDEIRAEATATVEEASARAQEAPKPKRSREEAAAHLYSPAVDPTGPDFDSPPSREGEPESIVGLVNRCLAEEMERNPGMVVFGEDVADASREHLLSDIPGKGGVFKVTHGLQTRFGGDRVFNSPLAEANIVGRAVGMAVRGIKPVVEIQFFDYVWPAMMQIRNELAMMRWRSGGEFACPVVIRIPIGGYLQGGAVYHSQSGESIFAHCPGLRVAFPSNALDASGLLRTAIRCEDPVLFLEHKHIYRQPYAKGPLPDSDHCIPFGRARTHRPGTDLTLVTWGALVRRSEMAAARLSEEGIEVEILDLRTIAPWDFESVAESVKRTNRCLVVHEDHVTCGFGAEVAARVADDLFPWLDAPVRRVAGMDTPVAYSPALEDMILPQVQDVIEGARQVATY; translated from the coding sequence ATGACCGTCCGACAGCATCCCAACCCTGACGCCGTTCTCTCCCGCGATGACCTGCTCCTGTTCTTCCGGAATATGGTGCTCTCACGCGCCGTCGACGACGAGGAGATCCGTCTCAAGCGGAAGAATCTCATCTTCTTCCAGATCTCCGGCGCGGGCCACGAAGCCGTGCTCACCGCCATCGGGCATCTGATGCGCCCGGGTTCGGACTGGTTCTTCCCGTACTACCGGGACCGTGCGCTGTGCCTGATGCTCGGGATGACGCCCGAGGAGATGCTCCAGAGCGCCGTCGCCGCCAGCACGGATCCCAACTCACACGGCCGCCAGATGCCGAGCCACTGGGGGCACCGCCGCCTGAATATCGTCTCGCAGTCCAGCCCGACCGGCTCCCAGGTACTCCACGCGGTGGGGTGTGCGGAAGCGGGTTCGCTCTTTGAGCGGCTCCCGGGAATCGAGAACCGCGAAGACCGCTTCCACGGAGGCGAAGTGTCCTATGCGTCTCTCGGAGACGGAACGACCAGTCAGGGTGAGTTCTGGGAAGGCCTGAACACCGCGTCGGTGGGGAAGCTCCCGGTTCTCTTTCATGTGGAGGACAACGGTTACGCCATTTCCACTCCCGTGGAGCACCAGACTCCCGGCGGCAGCATATCCGCCGTCCTCGCGAGTTATCCCGGCCTCCGTGTGGAGCAGTGCGACGGAACCGACCCCGTGGAGAGCCACCGCAAGGCGAAAGAACTTCTCGCGCACATCCGCGCGGGCGAAGGCCCCGGGCTCCTGCACAGCCAGGTGACGCGCCCGTACTCCCACTCCCTCTCCGACGATCATCGCGCCTACCGCGACGCCGGGGAACTGGAGCAGGAGGCTGCGCGAGACTGCATCGCCACCTTCTCCCGCAGGCTCATCGACGACGGAACCGCCACGCAGCAGGAACTGGACGAGATCCGCGCCGAAGCGACCGCCACCGTAGAGGAAGCCTCGGCCCGCGCACAGGAAGCTCCCAAGCCAAAGCGCTCCCGGGAAGAGGCCGCCGCCCACCTCTACTCTCCCGCGGTGGATCCCACGGGGCCGGACTTCGACTCTCCGCCTTCCCGGGAGGGAGAGCCGGAGTCCATCGTGGGGCTGGTGAACCGCTGCCTTGCTGAGGAAATGGAACGCAATCCGGGCATGGTCGTCTTCGGAGAAGATGTCGCGGACGCGTCCCGTGAGCACCTCCTTTCCGACATCCCCGGCAAGGGGGGCGTCTTCAAGGTGACCCACGGACTCCAGACGCGCTTCGGAGGAGACCGCGTGTTCAACTCGCCGCTGGCAGAGGCGAACATCGTCGGCCGTGCAGTGGGGATGGCCGTGCGGGGAATCAAGCCGGTCGTCGAGATCCAGTTCTTCGACTATGTGTGGCCCGCCATGATGCAGATCCGGAACGAACTCGCCATGATGCGATGGCGCAGCGGCGGCGAGTTCGCCTGCCCCGTGGTCATCCGCATTCCCATCGGCGGCTACCTGCAGGGTGGCGCCGTCTATCATTCGCAGTCGGGAGAATCGATCTTCGCGCACTGTCCGGGCCTTCGTGTCGCGTTCCCGTCGAACGCGCTCGACGCCAGCGGCCTTCTGCGGACCGCCATCCGGTGCGAGGACCCCGTACTCTTTCTGGAGCACAAGCACATCTACCGGCAGCCCTACGCGAAGGGCCCGCTCCCGGATTCGGACCACTGCATTCCTTTCGGGCGAGCCCGAACCCACCGGCCCGGGACCGACCTGACGCTCGTCACCTGGGGTGCGCTCGTGCGCCGCTCGGAGATGGCCGCCGCCCGGCTCTCGGAAGAAGGAATCGAAGTGGAGATCCTGGACCTCCGAACGATCGCGCCCTGGGACTTCGAATCGGTCGCGGAGTCCGTGAAGCGAACGAACCGGTGCCTCGTCGTTCACGAAGACCATGTCACCTGCGGGTTCGGGGCGGAGGTGGCCGCACGCGTCGCGGACGACCTGTTCCCGTGGCTCGACGCGCCCGTCCGGCGCGTCGCGGGAATGGACACACCCGTTGCCTACTCCCCCGCGCTGGAGGACATGATCCTGCCGCAAGTTCAGGATGTCATCGAAGGGGCCCGGCAGGTTGCGACCTACTGA
- a CDS encoding tetratricopeptide repeat protein: MRPTETRFVLGAAILAAALSLSLPATSAHARTQTRLLDEESEADALAGLDHLYHGRMQHAARRFERIRERHPQSPAADFLHGGIEWHRVATGLEGTGSGSSAEKQFFARMDAAIELGEAAADRDPDDVAARFFLGGAYGYKARYLALREDWWSAYRTGRRGVKHLEWVAEHAPDLGDAKLGLGIYHYYADVLPSVLKFFSGFLGLHGDREKGMAELKEAAIHGTLVSVEARFFLAELQTSFEDEHWTALGYSRDLRDTYPENELFRWLNGRILDELHLSELALPEWLWLRDKANRRSLRGFLDYRLARTKLYGGDFAGAAAELGALLDGRGAGSRRINAWGYLRLGQALDFLGRHDDALRRWRQARDADASDTVSDRAQVRLDAGRDHAAAEALEELAEVARIVLHTGEHSPDSLDSIEARARATTQDLTRERRTLLFAIVMNLAKARMAAGDEEGALVALDRAEASSVRPSREVRALLQETRARALFRMGRLEEAAHALEAARRDAPDDARARIDAEQGIVRRAIARKPGAHPKTGLRITARDRGEFLMEVETPLGRVPMTRTRGTWTAHIPATDGGARYRFVVDGNQTRVDPWAPRVRLVEGEAWSETPASGQAEEVPALGVSPPR, encoded by the coding sequence TTGCGACCTACTGAGACCCGCTTCGTCCTCGGCGCGGCCATCCTTGCGGCCGCCCTCTCGCTCTCTCTTCCCGCAACTTCCGCGCACGCCCGGACGCAGACGCGCCTCCTGGATGAAGAATCCGAGGCGGACGCGCTGGCCGGTCTCGACCACCTCTACCACGGACGCATGCAACACGCGGCCCGCCGATTTGAACGCATCCGGGAGCGCCATCCGCAAAGCCCCGCCGCGGACTTTCTCCACGGAGGCATCGAGTGGCATCGCGTGGCGACGGGACTGGAAGGCACCGGCAGCGGAAGCAGCGCGGAGAAACAGTTCTTCGCGAGAATGGACGCCGCGATCGAACTCGGAGAGGCCGCCGCCGACCGGGATCCCGACGATGTCGCCGCGCGCTTTTTCCTGGGCGGCGCCTACGGCTACAAGGCGCGCTACCTGGCGCTGCGCGAGGACTGGTGGTCCGCGTATCGCACCGGACGGCGCGGCGTCAAGCATCTGGAGTGGGTTGCCGAACACGCGCCGGACCTCGGTGACGCGAAGCTCGGCCTCGGCATCTATCACTACTACGCCGATGTCCTGCCGAGCGTCCTCAAGTTCTTCAGCGGATTCCTCGGGTTGCACGGGGATCGCGAAAAGGGAATGGCCGAACTGAAGGAGGCCGCCATCCACGGCACACTCGTGTCGGTGGAAGCGCGGTTCTTCCTGGCGGAGCTTCAGACTTCCTTCGAAGACGAGCACTGGACCGCACTGGGCTACTCCCGCGATCTCCGGGACACTTATCCGGAAAACGAACTCTTCCGCTGGCTGAATGGCCGCATCCTCGACGAGCTGCACCTCTCCGAACTCGCCCTCCCCGAGTGGCTCTGGCTTCGGGACAAGGCGAACCGGCGGTCGCTTCGCGGCTTCCTGGACTACCGGCTTGCCCGGACGAAGCTCTACGGCGGCGACTTCGCGGGCGCGGCCGCAGAGCTCGGGGCGCTCCTCGACGGGCGCGGCGCCGGAAGCCGCCGAATCAACGCATGGGGCTACCTCCGCCTCGGACAGGCGCTGGACTTCCTCGGGAGGCACGACGACGCGCTCCGCCGCTGGCGACAGGCCCGCGACGCCGACGCCTCCGATACGGTGTCCGACCGCGCACAGGTCCGACTGGACGCCGGGAGAGACCACGCCGCGGCGGAAGCGTTGGAGGAACTGGCGGAAGTGGCACGCATCGTCCTCCACACCGGTGAGCACAGCCCCGACTCCCTCGACTCCATCGAAGCGCGCGCGCGGGCGACCACGCAGGATCTCACGCGGGAACGCCGAACCCTGCTGTTCGCGATCGTCATGAATCTGGCGAAGGCGCGGATGGCGGCCGGGGACGAGGAAGGTGCTCTGGTGGCACTCGACCGTGCGGAGGCATCGAGCGTTCGCCCGTCGCGGGAAGTCCGGGCGCTCCTGCAGGAGACACGCGCCCGGGCCCTCTTCCGAATGGGGCGGCTCGAAGAGGCCGCGCACGCGCTGGAGGCCGCCCGCCGTGACGCCCCCGATGACGCACGAGCGCGGATCGACGCGGAGCAGGGGATCGTCCGGCGCGCCATCGCACGGAAGCCAGGCGCACATCCGAAGACCGGCCTTCGCATTACGGCGCGCGATCGCGGAGAGTTCCTGATGGAAGTCGAGACGCCGCTCGGCCGCGTCCCCATGACGCGGACTCGCGGAACCTGGACGGCCCACATTCCGGCCACAGACGGTGGGGCGCGGTACCGCTTCGTCGTCGACGGGAACCAGACGCGGGTCGATCCGTGGGCGCCGCGGGTGCGACTGGTGGAGGGCGAGGCGTGGAGCGAAACTCCCGCGTCAGGCCAGGCAGAAGAAGTCCCGGCCCTCGGCGTATCCCCACCGCGCTAG